The genomic segment TGCATCTGTTGCACAGATACCTGCTATGCTGGCATCTCTTGCACCAAATGTACAGTTTGACTCTATTATCGGGCGCAATGTACTAACTTCGGAATCGGATAAGGGACTTGCTGCTCAATTTTTAGGTCAATTGCTCCCGCGCTCAGTCAAGCTTATTTTAAGTGAAACAGTACCTTGTCATACCCAAAGATTTTACCGCTTACTGCCCAGCCAAAATCTCGATACTCAATTGTATGAGCAATTAGTTTTAGCGGAAGAAGCTATTTATACAGATGCCTCTGACCCCATGTTTAACTGGGATGCTGATGATTTGCGTCACGCTTTTGCCTCAAATGGACACTGCGTACAAGTAGTTCTTGAGCAGTATTTGACACCTATGCACATCTCTGATAATTTTATCAAGCGTTTATTTACTGCTAATCCTAATCGACCAAGTTATGCAGATCGTCTAGCTGCAAATTTGACCAGTGAGGAAATAAATATTATTAAAAATTTATTTGTTCGTTACTTACTCAACCAATCCGTTAATTGGTCAAGCACTGTGGCATTTTTAAATATTAGTGCATGAACATAATAGGCTATCAAATCACAGTCATTTATAATTATGATTTTCACTCCTGCAATTACTCGGAAGTACGTCTTGATCAAAACGGAGAACTGAAGCTGAGGTAGTATTTTTCCTTGCCTTCGCTTTATTTGTAGATGAGTATGAACTGTTCAAAAGGATTTTAGAGAATTATGCCAATTAAAAAAACACATTAATCTGAATGTTGGAAGTTTTCTTAATACCGCAGATAAAAAGATAGTTGTCAATTTAGCTAGTGAAGATATTTTAACTTTAATCACGCAGGAGTTAAAAACTCGTTACTCCCCAGAAACTCAAAAACAATTACTTAAGGAGAGTTCCCAGTTGTTGCCTGATTTCGTGCTACAAGAATTATTAAATCGCCAAGAACAGGTAGTTAACGTTAACCCCGATACCTTAATAGTGCTTAACTGTCAAATAAGCAGAGACAGAAGCCGATGATTTGGGATTTGATTTAAATGTTGAAGTATATTTTGTCATTGCAGATACAACAGGTCAAAATCATTTTCGGGCTAATAAGATAGTCCTTTGGTCAAATATATGGGTTGATGAAGAAAAACTTTTTGATTTAGAAGATGAACTAGGCGACCAATTCTGGACTAATTATCAAATCCAGTTGCTCTTTGATGAAAAAAATCAGCAAACAATTGAATTATCAGTATCACAAACAGATGACTATGAAGCAAGATTACAATTTTACCCATCTTTTCAAAGGTTTTTAGCATCCATAGTTCCCTTTACGGATAATGACTTTTAAAATCCCCGATTAAACCAAAATTTGCCCAGCATTTATGGCGGTATCGTCTCGATGGTGGTGAAGAACAGCTTTTCTATTTCTGCTTGAACATTCCCTGCTTTAACAATTTGATGGAGAATTGAGTTTATTCCTCCTCCTCGTCTCTCATAATTAAATTCGCCTTAGTTCAATTTCACCAGAAGTCTACTGCTTACGCATCTCAAGAATTATTTCTAATCAACTGCAACAATATAGACTCAAGGCTTTGTAGTGCAGCGTTAGTAGTGCGCTGATGTTCCTTGAATGCTTGTAAATGTTCTTCTGCTTGCTGCTGGTGTGACTCAAAGTTACGTTGATGTTGTTCATGGCTATCACGTAACTCAAGTAACACATCATCCAAAATTGCACTACGACCCAGAACACGGTCAACGTTTAATATTGTCAGCGATGTTTTAAATTTACCACAATTGGAGAAATCAACTTATTGAAAGAGGAGAGCCTTTTTACTTAAAAATTTGGTTGTTTCATCCACGATTTTCTCATTCACAAGTAGTTGTCGGAATACGTGAACGAATTGATTGGTATGAAAATGTTTTTCCGATCCCAGAAAATCAATACAAACTATTTCCCTATGAAGAGTATGGTTCAAATCACTACAATCTGCATGATGTAACATGGGAATTACGTATAGATGATTTTGTGCATTATGAAAAAATTGATGAATTAACACCTCTGGAGGTAGAAGTTCTTCAAAAAACAGCTTACCACATTACTCAAGCATCTAACGGTGATACTTTGTACGCAGTCTGGCTTGGCTCAGTCTGGCTTGGTTCATATCAAGGGTAAAGTTCACCCATAGGTTAATTAGTACAGCGAGTGAGTGTTTATCACTGGTGATTAGACTTAGTGTTTTGAAGCTATAGCAAATAGTGCGATCACTCAATACTTATGGCATAAATCTTCTGATAGAGACACCATAACAAGATGAAATTGTATTCTATTAACAATGTCATTTTGAGGAAAATGCCTGTAAAAAAAGTGGTTTTCTATAAAAAATTGAAATGGGGATTGGGCATTGGCGAATAGAGATTGGTGACTGGGAAGATTTGGATGCGGATTCAGACCCGAACCAAAACAATCAAGAAATTTATTGCTCAGTACGCAGGGACTAATCCCTAGTCCGAGATCGTCTAGTATTCCCCAATTTCTCTACGAGACGCATTTAAACAGGGCAGCAAGTTGGGCAATCGTGGGCGCGACCTGTTGAATTCCAGAGAATTACTCAATATTAATTATGACTCAACAAAAACAGAATGGAGTAAACAGATGAGGTTTGTCCTAAGACGCCGCAAGTTAGGTCAATTGATGATTATCAGCACAGTAGCAGCGACGATCAGTAATTTTGTAGATAAAGCTGTAGCACAAACTCAAGTAAAAAAAACTACTCCAATGCTGGCAACTTCGACACCTGAAACTGTGAAGGTGACGCTACAAGTGAATAGAACACCACATAGTTTGCAAATTGAACCGCGTGTTACCTTACTTGATGCACTTCGGGAATATCTAGGATTAATTGGTACTAAAAAAGGTTGCGATCATGGTCAGTGTGGTGCCTGCACGGTGCTGGTTGATGGGCAACGCATTAATTCGTGCCTGACATTTGCGATTATGCACACCGACGCAAAAATCACAACTATTGAAGGGTTGGAACAAGGAAACAATCTGCATCCAATGCAAGCTGCGTTTCTATCCCGCGATGCGTTTCAGTGTGGCTACTGCACGCCAGGACAGATTTGTTCGGCAGTGGGTTTGGTGAACGAGGGACACGTTAAGGCGGATACCGATATTCGCGAACTGATGAGCGGCAATATCTGCCGTTGCGGTGCTTATCCAAATATCGTGGCTGCTGTCCGCGATGTCTTAGAGGGAAAAAAAGATGCAGCCGTTTAGCTATAAGAAAGCAGGACAAGCAGAAAATGCTGTGGCTTTGGTAGCTCCAGATGCCCAAGCTTCCTATATCGCTGGTGGTACTAGCCTCATCGATTTGATGAAGCTGAATGTTCAGACCCCAAGAGAGTTGGTTGACATTAACCCACTCCCACTGAGCAAGATAGAAGTACAGGGTAACGGTGTGCGAATTGGAGCAACCACAAGCAATAGCGATGTTGCTTATAATCCGATCATTCAAGAGCGTTATCCTGTGTTATCAGAGGCCTTGCTGTCTGGGGCATCACCCCAACTGCGAAATATGGCGACGGTGGGCGGAAATTTGCTGCAACGTACCCGGTGTTACTACTTCCGCGATACTTCGATGCCCTGTAACAAGCGCGTTCCCGGTTCAGGTTGTGCGGCAATTGAGGGTTACAACCGCATTCACGCGATTCTTGGCGGTAGCGATCGCTGTATTGCCACCCATGCTTCTGATATGGCGGTGGCAATGGTGGCACTTGATGCCGTTGTGCAAACACGCGGGCCGAAAGGAGAGCGCAGCATTCCCCTTGTAGATTTTCATCTCGTACCGGGTAATACACCAGAAAGAGAGACGGTTTTAGAACACGGAGAGTTAATTGTTGCCGTTGACTTACCTGCTTCAACCTTTGGGAAGCGATCGCACTATTTAAAAGTCCGCGATCGCGCCTCCTATGCCTTTGCAATGGCATCAGTTGCAGCTGCATTAGATATTCAAAATGGGATCATTCGCTCGGCACGCATTGCCCTTGGTGGCGTAGGAACAAAGCCCTGGCGTGCCTTTGAAGCGGAAAAAGTGCTTCTGAACAAGCCCACAAACCAAGCAACAT from the Nostoc sp. C052 genome contains:
- a CDS encoding xanthine dehydrogenase family protein subunit M; this encodes MQPFSYKKAGQAENAVALVAPDAQASYIAGGTSLIDLMKLNVQTPRELVDINPLPLSKIEVQGNGVRIGATTSNSDVAYNPIIQERYPVLSEALLSGASPQLRNMATVGGNLLQRTRCYYFRDTSMPCNKRVPGSGCAAIEGYNRIHAILGGSDRCIATHASDMAVAMVALDAVVQTRGPKGERSIPLVDFHLVPGNTPERETVLEHGELIVAVDLPASTFGKRSHYLKVRDRASYAFAMASVAAALDIQNGIIRSARIALGGVGTKPWRAFEAEKVLLNKPTNQATFQAAALAAIAGAKPQKYNGFKVELTKRTIVKALFTLGGMV
- a CDS encoding 2Fe-2S iron-sulfur cluster-binding protein, with the protein product MRFVLRRRKLGQLMIISTVAATISNFVDKAVAQTQVKKTTPMLATSTPETVKVTLQVNRTPHSLQIEPRVTLLDALREYLGLIGTKKGCDHGQCGACTVLVDGQRINSCLTFAIMHTDAKITTIEGLEQGNNLHPMQAAFLSRDAFQCGYCTPGQICSAVGLVNEGHVKADTDIRELMSGNICRCGAYPNIVAAVRDVLEGKKDAAV